AAGTTCGAAGAGATCGAGGATGACACGCTCCTTCGTCGTCGGAAATTAGGGAGCGGTGTTTTTTTTAAGGATGTGACCGTCGGGTATTTGCCTGAAAAAAAGACAGAAGGGGTTCTCTATCTCTATTTTTTCCCTGACGGCTATGCGACGGAGGGGATGATCAATCTGCGTGACGAGGGGGACGAGGACCATTTTTCGGTGGAGGTGATGTCTCTGTCAGGGGGGGTCAATATTCAGGGGGAATATCGTGATCTCGAAAAAAAGGAATAAAGGTTTCACACTTCTGGAGGTGATGGTCTCCGTAGCGATACTCGCTGTTTCCCTGCTCGCCCTCATGAATCTCCAGAGCCAATCGATCCTCGCCTCCGCGAGGGCTGAAAGACTTCTGATTGCGACTCTTCTCGCGAAACAAAAGATGTCCGAGGTCCTTTTAGAAATCGAAAAGGGGATCCCGAAGGGGGAATTTCCTGACGAAAAAGAGGAGAAAGGGGTTTTTGAGGAGGAGAAGTATCCTGATTTTTTTTGGAAGTTGGCGGTCAAGAAGGTCGAGCTACCGACCCCTTCCCTTCCTGAGGGAGGAGAGACGGAGGTTTTAGGTCAGGCGATGCAGATGCTTTCGGAGGAACTCTCCAAGTCATCGAGGGAGATTCGAGTCGAGGTTGGTTGGATGGAATTTGAAGAGGAGGAGCCTGGGCTGACACTCATCACTCATGTCGTGAATCCCTTGGGGGCGAGATGAACCAACGAGGCTTTACTTTAATAGAAGTTTTAATTGCGATTACCTTGTTGGCAATTATTTCCTTGTTAGTCTGGCAGGCTGCCGGGACAACATTTGCCTCTAAAGAAAGATTCGACACCCGCTACGAAATCTTCCAGTCGGCGGGACTGAGTCTTCAGCAGATGACGAAAGAGCTCGAGTCCGCCTACCTTTATTCGACACCCGATTTTCTGGGCCGTTCCGGGGCAGGGGAACAGAGGGTCAAGACTGTCTTTATCGGATCTGATGAAGGGGATCAGGATAGCCTTACCTTCACAACGCTCACCCATGTCCGTTACCTGAAGGATTCGAAGGAGTCAGACCAGGCGGAGGTGAGTTATTTCCTGGAGCCGGACGAGGAGAGTGAGCAGGAGCTTTGGGTGTTGAAGAAAAGGGAGCAATCTCCTCCCGATGCCGATTCAAAAGAGGGAGGGAGGACCTCGATTCTTTTTAAAGGGATCTCCGAACTTAATTTTCGCTATTTTGATTCGGTGAAAGGGGAATTTGTCGAGAGCTGGGATTCGTCCAGTCTGGACAATATTAACAAGCTTCCGAGGGCGGTGGAGATCCTTCTGATTGTTCAGGATCCGATGGATGAAGAGGTCACGCATCGATTTTTAACAACGGCGTTCCTGGGAATGGCTCCGGGACCGAATGATTTCTGAAAGCCAGGACCCGCCCAATTGGGAGAAATTGAGTATGGGAAAATGGAAATCAGAATCCGGCGTTGCCTTGATGATTGTCTTGGCCTCTCTTTTGATTGTCTCGACTGTCGTCGTTGAATTCGCCTACAACGCCCATGTTGCCTATAGTGTCGCGACGACACTTCGCAATCGCATGAAGGCCTACTATCTCGCGCAATCAGCGATGAATCTAACCCGCCTCCAATTGTCGAAGGAACGCCAGATGCGTCAGCAGTTTGCGAGTCTTTTAAGCGAGATGTCAGGGACGGGAGTCAGCAACGATCCCTTCTGTAAAATGTTTCCCCTCTCCACGCAGATGATTCAGGG
This genomic window from Deltaproteobacteria bacterium contains:
- a CDS encoding type II secretion system protein, translated to MISKKRNKGFTLLEVMVSVAILAVSLLALMNLQSQSILASARAERLLIATLLAKQKMSEVLLEIEKGIPKGEFPDEKEEKGVFEEEKYPDFFWKLAVKKVELPTPSLPEGGETEVLGQAMQMLSEELSKSSREIRVEVGWMEFEEEEPGLTLITHVVNPLGAR
- a CDS encoding prepilin-type N-terminal cleavage/methylation domain-containing protein, with product MNQRGFTLIEVLIAITLLAIISLLVWQAAGTTFASKERFDTRYEIFQSAGLSLQQMTKELESAYLYSTPDFLGRSGAGEQRVKTVFIGSDEGDQDSLTFTTLTHVRYLKDSKESDQAEVSYFLEPDEESEQELWVLKKREQSPPDADSKEGGRTSILFKGISELNFRYFDSVKGEFVESWDSSSLDNINKLPRAVEILLIVQDPMDEEVTHRFLTTAFLGMAPGPNDF